A section of the Roseovarius sp. W115 genome encodes:
- the gap gene encoding type I glyceraldehyde-3-phosphate dehydrogenase translates to MPTRLAINGFGRIGRNVLRALHESGRDDLEVVAINDLMPLETNAALLENDTVHGAFPGDITRGDASLDIGRGPIAIFAERDPTALPWGDVKVDIVLECTGVFRDVPGASKHLEAGAKRVLISAPGRGVERTVVYGINESEIIVSDTIVSNASCTTNCLSPIAKVLDDAFGLKRGFVTTIHSYTASQRLLDSGHKDARRARAAAENIIPTTTGAARAVGLVLPKLVGKLDGTAIRVPTPNVSAIDFTFESETNLTPDAIETAVVAAANGPMGAVLGVSNKPLVSRDFNHNPLSCVFDTHETRVLDGTMGRVLCWYDNEWGFSNRMLDVAAVMGKLS, encoded by the coding sequence ATGCCCACACGCCTTGCTATCAACGGATTTGGCCGCATTGGGCGCAATGTTCTGCGCGCATTGCATGAAAGCGGGCGAGATGATCTTGAGGTGGTGGCGATCAACGATTTGATGCCGCTTGAGACCAATGCAGCCCTTCTGGAAAACGACACGGTGCATGGCGCCTTTCCCGGTGACATCACCCGAGGCGATGCCAGCCTCGATATCGGACGCGGACCTATCGCAATTTTTGCCGAACGTGATCCTACTGCCCTGCCCTGGGGTGATGTGAAGGTCGATATCGTGTTGGAATGCACCGGCGTCTTCCGTGATGTGCCTGGAGCGTCGAAACATCTTGAGGCCGGGGCGAAACGCGTCCTGATCTCTGCTCCCGGCAGGGGTGTCGAGCGTACCGTCGTCTACGGCATCAACGAAAGTGAGATCATCGTATCAGACACCATCGTGTCAAACGCGTCCTGCACCACCAATTGCCTGTCACCGATTGCCAAGGTTCTGGATGATGCCTTTGGCCTCAAGCGCGGTTTTGTCACCACGATCCATTCCTACACTGCGTCTCAACGATTGCTGGACAGCGGTCACAAAGATGCCCGCCGGGCGCGGGCTGCCGCCGAAAACATCATCCCAACCACCACCGGGGCCGCCCGCGCGGTGGGACTGGTTTTGCCGAAACTCGTAGGCAAACTCGACGGCACCGCCATTCGCGTGCCCACACCGAATGTCTCGGCCATCGACTTCACCTTTGAGAGTGAGACCAACCTGACGCCGGACGCTATTGAGACCGCGGTGGTTGCCGCCGCCAATGGACCCATGGGTGCCGTTCTGGGCGTCTCAAACAAGCCACTCGTCTCACGCGACTTTAACCACAACCCGTTGTCCTGCGTGTTTGACACACATGAGACCCGCGTGCTGGACGGCACGATGGGGCGTGTGTTGTGCTGGTATGACAACGAATGGGGGTTTTCCAACCGGATGCTGGATGTGGCCGCTGTCATGGGAAAGCTGAGCTGA
- a CDS encoding PepSY domain-containing protein, translating into MKRIIALTLAVTAGSVAAFASENAALDADTLAAISTQMTDQGYQIVEIEAEDGGYEVEARKGGALYELTLDADLKVIDTELEDEDD; encoded by the coding sequence ATGAAACGTATCATCGCACTTACCCTCGCCGTCACCGCCGGTTCTGTCGCGGCTTTTGCCTCTGAAAATGCGGCATTGGATGCCGACACATTGGCCGCGATTTCAACGCAGATGACCGATCAGGGCTATCAGATTGTCGAGATTGAGGCCGAGGATGGCGGCTATGAGGTCGAGGCCAGAAAAGGCGGCGCGCTCTATGAGCTGACGCTTGATGCCGATCTCAAGGTGATCGACACCGAGCTTGAAGATGAAGACGACTGA
- a CDS encoding outer membrane protein gives MLKFLSAALVLGVCALSPLPTYAQDKKGKWYAGGFLGYGASTSRWTQGAVSTGDFNTDGMIAGLYGGRNWQQNKTVYGIELELAVSEIEGATETNCVGCRTDIDSYGFVKARLGRDTGRGLIYGTLGYGAASVTQMLTGSGHVSDITPGWQVGLGYEAPFQEGWNLRAEAAYLRFGGVSNTLSGPISVDVGGVTLLKLGLTQKF, from the coding sequence ATGTTGAAGTTTCTGAGTGCCGCCCTTGTCTTGGGCGTGTGTGCCCTTTCTCCTCTGCCAACCTATGCGCAAGACAAAAAGGGCAAATGGTATGCCGGAGGGTTTTTGGGATATGGCGCGAGCACCTCGCGCTGGACCCAAGGTGCGGTCAGCACCGGTGACTTCAACACCGATGGAATGATTGCCGGGCTTTACGGTGGACGCAACTGGCAGCAAAACAAAACTGTCTACGGCATTGAGCTTGAATTGGCCGTCAGTGAGATCGAAGGGGCGACTGAAACCAATTGTGTGGGCTGTCGTACGGATATTGACAGCTACGGTTTTGTCAAAGCCCGTCTGGGTCGCGACACAGGGCGTGGTCTGATCTATGGCACTCTGGGATACGGTGCGGCCAGCGTGACGCAGATGCTGACTGGGAGCGGTCATGTGTCCGACATCACGCCGGGCTGGCAGGTCGGTCTCGGGTATGAGGCCCCTTTTCAAGAGGGATGGAACCTGCGCGCAGAGGCTGCATATCTACGGTTTGGCGGGGTCAGCAACACGCTCAGCGGGCCGATCTCCGTTGATGTCGGTGGGGTGACACTGCTTAAGCTTGGGCTGACACAGAAATTCTAA
- the gap gene encoding type I glyceraldehyde-3-phosphate dehydrogenase, which translates to MTITVGINGFGRIGRCTLAHIAASTRNDIKVAKVNATGPLETAAHLMKYDSVHGRFPNDITLGDGTMDLGRGTMEMFSTYDMDELDWSGVDVVLECTGKFNDGEKAKKHLERGAGKVLLSAPGKNVDRTVVYGVNDQDMQPGERMISNGSCTTNCLAPVAKVLHEGIGIESGIMTTIHAYTGDQPTLDRRHKDLYRARAAAMSMIPTSTGAAKALGEVLPDLKGKLDGSAIRVPTPNVSAVDLTFIAKKDVTEADVNDVVAEAAAGPMKGVLAYDPEPKVSIDFNHTEESSIFAPDQTKVTGGRLVRVLAWYDNEWGFSCRMADVAVAMARLS; encoded by the coding sequence ATGACCATTACCGTCGGCATCAATGGCTTTGGCCGCATCGGACGCTGTACCCTCGCCCATATCGCCGCCAGCACTCGCAATGACATCAAGGTGGCCAAGGTGAACGCCACTGGCCCGCTGGAGACAGCGGCGCATCTGATGAAGTACGACAGCGTGCATGGCCGCTTTCCCAATGACATCACTCTGGGAGATGGCACCATGGATCTGGGCCGTGGAACGATGGAGATGTTCTCGACCTATGACATGGACGAGCTGGACTGGTCCGGTGTGGATGTCGTGCTGGAATGTACCGGCAAATTCAACGACGGCGAAAAGGCCAAGAAACACCTGGAGCGTGGCGCGGGCAAGGTTCTTCTCTCGGCCCCCGGCAAGAACGTGGACCGCACGGTTGTTTACGGCGTGAATGATCAGGACATGCAGCCCGGTGAGCGCATGATCTCGAACGGGTCCTGCACGACCAATTGCCTGGCGCCCGTGGCCAAGGTGCTGCATGAGGGCATCGGCATCGAGAGCGGCATTATGACCACGATCCATGCCTACACCGGTGATCAGCCCACGCTCGACCGCCGTCACAAGGACCTCTACCGCGCCCGTGCCGCAGCCATGTCAATGATCCCGACCTCCACCGGGGCTGCCAAGGCGCTTGGTGAAGTGCTGCCCGATCTGAAAGGCAAGCTCGACGGCTCGGCCATCCGCGTGCCCACGCCGAATGTCTCTGCCGTAGATCTCACTTTCATCGCCAAGAAAGACGTCACTGAGGCGGACGTGAACGACGTCGTGGCTGAGGCCGCAGCAGGCCCGATGAAAGGCGTTCTGGCTTATGATCCCGAACCCAAGGTCTCGATCGACTTCAACCACACCGAGGAAAGCTCAATCTTTGCCCCCGACCAGACCAAGGTCACCGGCGGGCGTCTGGTGCGCGTGCTGGCCTGGTACGACAATGAATGGGGCTTTTCGTGCCGCATGGCCGATGTGGCCGTGGCCATGGCGCGCCTGTCGTAA
- a CDS encoding helix-turn-helix transcriptional regulator, which yields MSKAIIEKPGLLVALIAVQLLCTAFFLWDVVEDFRSGAFFGPAPVYATTEALAATSLGLAVVVELHILRGLMRRKAQLETQVSVASGALSDVISAHFDAWNLTPAERDVALFAIKGFSIAETAKLRGAAEGTVKSQLNAVYRKADVQGRGALLGLLIDDLVAAPLIGAAKG from the coding sequence ATGAGCAAAGCGATCATCGAAAAACCCGGCCTACTTGTGGCTTTGATCGCGGTGCAGCTTTTGTGCACCGCGTTCTTTTTGTGGGACGTGGTTGAGGATTTTCGCAGTGGTGCCTTTTTCGGACCAGCGCCGGTTTATGCCACAACAGAAGCGCTTGCCGCAACTAGTCTAGGACTGGCCGTTGTTGTGGAACTTCATATTCTGCGAGGCTTGATGAGACGGAAAGCCCAGTTGGAAACGCAAGTCTCTGTGGCGTCCGGCGCACTCAGCGACGTGATCTCAGCCCATTTTGACGCTTGGAACCTCACCCCCGCAGAGCGCGATGTCGCGCTCTTTGCTATCAAGGGATTTTCCATCGCTGAAACAGCAAAACTGCGCGGCGCAGCGGAAGGCACGGTGAAGTCTCAGTTGAACGCGGTTTATCGTAAGGCGGATGTGCAAGGTCGCGGGGCTTTGCTCGGGCTTTTGATCGATGACCTCGTCGCAGCGCCGCTAATCGGCGCGGCAAAAGGTTGA